A DNA window from Streptomyces asoensis contains the following coding sequences:
- a CDS encoding ABC transporter permease, producing the protein MMLRYALRTVRARKAGFLGAFLALLCAAALISACGTLLETGLRGTIRAERYAAAPVVVSADQNVHRTTVKHKKGKTKVKHKAKPIAERAWLPAALERRLATTPGVDRVIPELTFLAEPLTPAGVPYGDDRPAYGHSWDSAALTPYRLTAGAAPTAATDVVVDHDFAASARLTPGDRLTVQSTQAARTYRVSGVAAPATSVRHQASLFFAPAEARRLAARPGQVTAFGVLPEPGTAPGTLRDALAEALRGTGAQVSAGDARGPVEFLDAAAARIKLVSMGGAMGGTSLLVAVLVVVGTFALSVQQRHRELALLRAVAATSGQIRGLLGREALIVGLAAGTTGALLGLPLGGLLYDRFVDLGAMPATLEHSVSVLPLFAAVAATLFGAWASARIASRRVTRIRPAEALAEARTEPTRPAWGRLLAGLLLLAGGATLVVLLGFLRTEPASTPVTLLAVVVLATSVALLGPLLVEAAAFLLAGPLRLTGPGGRLATANLRGNAVRMASVVTPLTLLIGMTCTVLFVQPTLGDAARAQVREGVRADWVVASRGPGVPAEAARRLRTGHDVVTEVVRTTVRVGLDKYPAQGVTPAALGRTWDPDVTAGSLDGLSARTAAVSELAADQLHLTPGSPLKLTLGDGTPTTLTVVAVYARGLGFGDLTLAHDLVAHHVDNPLASSLLVSTTRTQTQLATTLREFPGLAVISPAAADAAQAERQRAGAEVNLLAMGLVLAFTAIAVVNTLAMSVSERVREFALLRLAGATRRQVLRMLRTEALSVLLLAAALGSAVALSVLTAFSIGMTGRAAPALEPLVHATVIAGAGLLALVATAVPGRVALRVRAVTVATAKE; encoded by the coding sequence ATGATGCTGCGCTACGCCCTGAGGACCGTCCGTGCCCGCAAGGCAGGCTTCCTGGGTGCCTTCCTCGCGCTGCTGTGCGCGGCCGCCCTGATCAGCGCATGCGGCACCCTCCTGGAAACGGGACTGCGGGGCACCATCCGCGCCGAGCGTTACGCGGCCGCGCCGGTCGTGGTCTCCGCCGACCAGAACGTCCACCGGACCACCGTGAAGCACAAGAAGGGCAAGACCAAGGTCAAACACAAGGCGAAACCCATAGCGGAACGGGCCTGGCTCCCGGCCGCCCTCGAGCGCAGACTCGCCACCACACCCGGCGTCGACCGGGTGATCCCCGAACTCACCTTCCTCGCCGAACCGTTGACCCCCGCGGGTGTCCCGTACGGCGACGACAGGCCCGCCTACGGCCACTCCTGGGACTCCGCCGCGCTGACGCCGTACCGGCTCACCGCGGGCGCCGCTCCCACAGCCGCCACCGATGTGGTCGTCGACCACGACTTCGCCGCTTCGGCCCGACTGACACCCGGGGACCGGCTCACCGTCCAGTCGACGCAGGCCGCGCGTACCTACCGGGTCTCCGGTGTCGCCGCCCCCGCCACCTCCGTCCGCCACCAGGCGTCCCTCTTCTTCGCCCCCGCCGAGGCCCGCCGTCTCGCCGCGCGTCCGGGACAGGTCACCGCGTTCGGCGTGCTGCCCGAGCCCGGCACCGCACCGGGGACGCTCCGCGACGCCCTGGCCGAGGCGCTGCGCGGGACCGGTGCCCAGGTCAGTGCCGGTGACGCCCGGGGGCCCGTCGAGTTCCTGGACGCCGCCGCGGCCCGGATCAAACTGGTCAGCATGGGCGGGGCGATGGGCGGCACCTCCCTGCTCGTGGCCGTCCTGGTGGTCGTCGGGACCTTCGCGCTGTCCGTCCAGCAGCGCCACCGCGAACTCGCCCTGCTGCGCGCGGTCGCCGCCACCTCGGGGCAGATCCGCGGGCTCCTCGGACGCGAAGCCCTGATCGTCGGCCTCGCCGCGGGAACGACCGGCGCGCTGCTGGGCCTTCCCCTCGGGGGCCTGCTGTACGACAGGTTCGTGGACCTGGGCGCCATGCCCGCCACGCTCGAGCACAGCGTGAGTGTCCTTCCACTGTTCGCCGCCGTCGCCGCCACCCTCTTCGGCGCCTGGGCCTCCGCGCGGATCGCCTCCCGCCGGGTGACCCGGATCCGGCCGGCGGAGGCACTGGCCGAAGCCCGGACCGAGCCCACCCGCCCCGCCTGGGGGCGCCTGCTCGCCGGTCTGCTGCTGCTCGCGGGCGGCGCTACGCTCGTCGTCCTGCTCGGCTTCCTGCGCACCGAGCCCGCCTCGACACCCGTCACCCTCCTGGCCGTCGTCGTGCTCGCCACCTCCGTCGCCCTGCTCGGGCCGCTGCTGGTCGAGGCGGCCGCCTTCCTCCTCGCCGGTCCGCTGCGCCTGACCGGTCCCGGAGGCAGGCTGGCCACCGCCAACCTCCGTGGCAACGCCGTCCGCATGGCCTCCGTCGTCACCCCCCTCACCCTGCTCATCGGCATGACCTGCACCGTGCTGTTCGTGCAGCCCACCCTGGGCGACGCGGCCCGTGCCCAGGTCCGTGAGGGAGTGCGCGCCGACTGGGTCGTCGCCTCCCGGGGACCCGGCGTCCCGGCGGAGGCGGCCCGCCGGCTGCGTACGGGACACGACGTCGTCACCGAAGTGGTCCGTACGACCGTCCGGGTCGGACTCGACAAGTACCCGGCCCAGGGCGTCACTCCGGCCGCCCTCGGCCGTACCTGGGACCCGGACGTCACCGCCGGCTCCCTCGACGGGCTCTCCGCACGTACCGCCGCCGTCAGTGAACTGGCCGCGGACCAGCTCCACCTGACGCCCGGAAGCCCCCTGAAGCTCACGCTCGGCGACGGCACACCCACCACGCTCACCGTCGTCGCCGTATACGCCAGGGGTCTCGGGTTCGGAGACCTCACCCTCGCGCACGACCTGGTCGCCCACCATGTCGACAACCCCCTCGCCTCCTCCCTCCTCGTCAGCACGACCCGTACACAGACACAACTCGCGACTACCCTGCGTGAGTTCCCAGGACTCGCGGTGATCTCCCCCGCCGCGGCCGACGCGGCGCAGGCCGAGCGGCAGCGGGCCGGCGCCGAGGTGAACCTCCTGGCCATGGGACTGGTCCTGGCGTTCACGGCCATCGCCGTGGTCAACACGCTCGCCATGTCGGTCTCCGAACGCGTCCGCGAGTTCGCGCTGCTGCGCCTCGCGGGGGCGACCCGCCGTCAGGTGCTGCGCATGCTGCGCACCGAGGCCCTGTCGGTCCTGCTGCTGGCCGCCGCTCTCGGAAGCGCCGTCGCCCTCTCGGTCCTGACCGCGTTCAGCATCGGCATGACCGGGCGGGCGGCCCCGGCGCTCGAACCGCTCGTCCACGCCACGGTCATCGCCGGTGCCGGACTGCTCGCACTGGTCGCCACCGCCGTCCCGGGGCGGGTGGCCCTCAGGGTCCGCGCGGTGACGGTGG
- a CDS encoding ArsR/SmtB family transcription factor — protein MSQEPGTHEPQETEPAHAAPVEPGDLAALKALAQPRRQRMLEHLALHGPATSATLARALGLNTGSTSYHLRELARYGFVEETDAADTSPVRGEDPSPVRRAEPSAHRERWWRAVPGDRRFPPRSRQSPEMRLVMDELNHHAYAADLDLFERLQRNAPEDDPWADAFPCSRGTIRLTLPELRDFFEEYIALLNRYKRSEAETPSDARTLLTRFLAFPAPSPAPSTGDGADVGAAEDDDTRDADTGDDESDRRGCGHPGREADRS, from the coding sequence ATGTCCCAGGAACCCGGCACCCATGAGCCCCAGGAGACGGAGCCCGCCCACGCGGCCCCCGTCGAACCGGGCGACTTGGCCGCGCTCAAGGCGCTTGCCCAGCCCCGCCGTCAGCGCATGCTCGAACACCTCGCGCTGCACGGTCCGGCCACATCGGCGACCCTCGCGCGTGCCCTCGGCCTGAACACCGGATCCACCAGCTATCACCTGCGCGAGCTCGCCAGATACGGCTTCGTCGAGGAGACCGACGCGGCGGACACGTCTCCGGTGCGCGGCGAGGACCCGTCCCCCGTGAGGCGCGCGGAGCCGTCCGCGCACCGGGAGCGCTGGTGGCGTGCGGTCCCCGGCGACCGCCGGTTCCCCCCGCGCAGCCGGCAGAGTCCCGAGATGCGTCTCGTCATGGACGAGCTGAACCATCACGCCTACGCGGCCGACCTGGACCTCTTCGAGCGGCTCCAGCGCAACGCGCCGGAAGACGACCCGTGGGCGGACGCCTTCCCCTGTTCGCGCGGCACCATCCGGCTGACGCTGCCCGAACTCCGGGACTTCTTCGAGGAGTACATCGCCCTCCTCAACCGCTACAAGCGATCCGAAGCCGAGACCCCGTCGGACGCGCGCACCCTGCTCACCCGCTTCCTCGCCTTCCCCGCCCCTTCCCCCGCCCCGTCCACTGGTGACGGTGCGGACGTCGGCGCCGCCGAAGACGACGACACCAGGGACGCCGACACCGGCGACGACGAAAGCGACCGCCGCGGCTGCGGTCACCCCGGACGAGAGGCCGACCGGTCATGA
- the recX gene encoding recombination regulator RecX gives MTRRTDWAEYVRPETPRGAAGGGGDDGPAQVDHDLAESGSYRSEGTDGDGRPRGGRTRRDAEGGPRGRRGRRRRGFGEPSTEDEGTSSSSRAEQGESSGDPAERARAICLRLLTGTPRTRKQLADALRKREIPDDVAEEVLSRFEEVGLINDGAFADAWVESRHHGRGLARRALAQELRTKGVDPALIGEAVAQLDSEQEEQTARELVARKLRATRGLDRDKRLRRLAGMLARKGYSEGMALRVVRQALEEEGENTEFLEDQGY, from the coding sequence GTGACACGACGAACGGACTGGGCCGAGTACGTCCGCCCCGAGACCCCCCGAGGAGCAGCGGGGGGCGGGGGCGACGACGGCCCCGCCCAGGTCGATCACGACCTGGCGGAGAGCGGCTCGTACCGGAGCGAGGGGACGGACGGCGACGGCCGGCCCCGTGGCGGTCGGACGCGACGCGACGCCGAAGGAGGCCCACGCGGCAGACGTGGGCGCCGACGGCGTGGCTTCGGAGAACCGTCCACCGAGGACGAAGGCACCTCTTCCTCGTCGAGGGCCGAGCAGGGGGAGTCTTCAGGGGACCCGGCTGAGCGGGCACGGGCGATCTGCCTGCGCCTGCTCACCGGGACCCCGCGCACCCGTAAACAACTCGCCGACGCCCTGCGCAAGCGCGAGATCCCGGACGACGTGGCCGAGGAGGTGCTCTCGCGGTTCGAGGAGGTAGGCCTGATCAACGACGGGGCGTTCGCGGACGCCTGGGTGGAGTCCCGCCACCACGGACGCGGACTCGCCCGGCGCGCGCTCGCCCAGGAACTGCGCACCAAGGGCGTCGACCCGGCGCTCATCGGCGAGGCCGTCGCCCAGCTCGACTCCGAGCAGGAGGAGCAGACGGCACGGGAACTCGTCGCCCGCAAGCTGCGCGCGACCCGCGGCCTCGACCGCGACAAGCGGCTGCGCCGCCTCGCCGGCATGCTCGCCCGCAAGGGCTACTCCGAGGGCATGGCCCTGCGCGTGGTCCGGCAGGCGCTGGAGGAGGAGGGCGAGAACACGGAGTTCCTGGAGGACCAGGGGTACTGA
- the recA gene encoding recombinase RecA: MAGTDREKALDAALAQIERQFGKGAVMRLGERPNEPIEVIPTGSTALDVALGVGGLPRGRVVEVYGPESSGKTTLTLHAVANAQKAGGQVAFVDAEHALDPEYAKKLGVDIDNLILSQPDNGEQALEIVDMLVRSGALDLIVIDSVAALVPRAEIEGEMGDSHVGLQARLMSQALRKITSALNQSKTTAIFINQLREKIGVMFGSPETTTGGRALKFYASVRLDIRRIETLKDGTDAVGNRTRVKVVKNKVAPPFKQAEFDILYGQGISREGGLIDMGVENGFVRKAGAWYTYEGDQLGQGKENARNFLKDNPDLANEIEKKIKEKLGVGVRPEEAATEPGTAAASAAGAPADDAAKAVPASAAKTAKTKATAAKS, encoded by the coding sequence ATGGCAGGAACCGACCGCGAGAAGGCACTGGATGCCGCCCTCGCACAGATTGAACGGCAGTTCGGCAAGGGCGCCGTGATGCGTCTCGGCGAGCGGCCGAACGAGCCCATCGAGGTCATCCCCACCGGGTCGACCGCACTCGACGTCGCCCTCGGGGTCGGCGGACTGCCGCGCGGCCGCGTGGTGGAGGTGTACGGCCCGGAGTCCTCCGGCAAGACGACGCTGACGCTGCACGCCGTGGCGAACGCGCAGAAGGCCGGCGGTCAGGTCGCCTTCGTGGACGCCGAGCACGCGCTCGACCCCGAGTACGCCAAGAAGCTCGGCGTCGACATCGACAACCTGATCCTCTCGCAGCCGGACAACGGCGAGCAGGCCCTCGAGATCGTGGACATGCTGGTCCGCTCCGGAGCCCTCGACCTCATCGTCATCGACTCCGTCGCCGCGCTCGTCCCGCGTGCGGAGATCGAGGGCGAGATGGGCGACAGCCACGTCGGTCTCCAGGCCCGTCTGATGAGCCAGGCGCTGCGGAAGATCACCAGCGCGCTCAACCAGTCCAAGACCACCGCGATCTTCATCAACCAGCTCCGCGAGAAGATCGGCGTGATGTTCGGCTCCCCGGAGACCACGACCGGTGGCCGCGCGCTGAAGTTCTACGCTTCGGTGCGCCTCGACATCCGCCGCATCGAGACCCTGAAGGACGGCACGGACGCGGTCGGCAACCGCACCCGCGTCAAGGTCGTCAAGAACAAGGTCGCGCCGCCCTTCAAGCAGGCCGAGTTCGACATCCTCTACGGCCAGGGCATCAGCCGCGAGGGCGGTCTGATCGACATGGGCGTGGAGAACGGCTTCGTCCGCAAGGCCGGCGCCTGGTACACGTACGAGGGCGACCAGCTGGGACAGGGCAAGGAGAACGCCCGTAACTTCCTGAAGGACAACCCCGACCTCGCCAACGAGATCGAGAAGAAGATCAAGGAGAAGCTGGGCGTCGGCGTGCGTCCGGAGGAGGCCGCCACCGAGCCGGGCACGGCAGCCGCCTCAGCCGCGGGCGCGCCCGCGGACGACGCCGCCAAGGCGGTTCCGGCCTCTGCGGCCAAGACCGCCAAGACCAAGGCCACGGCTGCCAAGAGCTGA
- a CDS encoding AI-2E family transporter — protein sequence MAPTDETGPTVRHTPPPGATPPPTGPPAAEGGAGQGARMPRWLPRAMVLALALVGAFQLGTWAFHQLIGLLLNVLIAFFLALAVEPAVSRMAARGMRRGFATFLVFFGLLIVVAGFFTLLGSMLAGQIIKMIEGFPEYLDSVINWVNTTFHTDLRRVDIQEGLLHSAWLKKYAQNSAAGVLDVSTQVLGGLFQLLTIALFSFYFAADGPRLRRALCSVLPPARQAEVLRAWEIAVDKTGGYLYSRGLMALISGVAHYVLLQALGIPYAPVLAVWVGVVSQFVPTIGTYLAGALPMLIAFTVSPLYALWVLIFVVVYQQFENYMLQPKLTSKTVDIHPAVAFGSVIAGTALLGAVGALISIPAVATLQAFLGAYVKRYDVTDDPRVHGHRGRGEGPGPFTSARRLWERARDRRRGPREGSGGEGT from the coding sequence GTGGCACCCACTGACGAGACCGGGCCGACCGTCCGGCACACACCCCCGCCCGGCGCGACACCGCCGCCCACCGGGCCGCCCGCGGCCGAGGGCGGCGCCGGGCAGGGCGCGCGCATGCCGCGCTGGCTTCCGCGCGCCATGGTGCTCGCGCTCGCCCTCGTCGGTGCGTTCCAGCTGGGCACCTGGGCCTTCCACCAGCTCATCGGCCTGCTGCTCAACGTCCTGATCGCGTTCTTCCTGGCCCTCGCCGTGGAGCCGGCGGTCAGCCGGATGGCAGCCCGCGGGATGCGCAGGGGATTCGCCACCTTCCTGGTCTTCTTCGGTCTGCTGATCGTGGTCGCCGGCTTCTTCACGCTGCTCGGCTCGATGCTCGCGGGCCAGATCATCAAGATGATCGAGGGCTTCCCGGAGTATCTGGACTCCGTGATCAACTGGGTCAACACCACCTTCCACACCGATCTGCGGAGGGTGGACATCCAGGAGGGCCTGCTCCACTCCGCCTGGCTGAAGAAGTACGCCCAGAACAGCGCCGCGGGGGTGCTGGACGTCTCCACGCAGGTCCTCGGCGGCCTCTTCCAACTGCTCACCATCGCCCTGTTCTCGTTCTACTTCGCCGCCGACGGACCGCGGCTGCGCCGCGCGCTGTGCTCGGTCCTGCCGCCCGCCAGACAGGCGGAGGTGCTGCGGGCCTGGGAGATCGCCGTCGACAAGACCGGCGGCTACCTCTACTCGCGCGGCCTGATGGCGCTGATCTCCGGAGTCGCGCACTACGTGCTGCTCCAGGCTCTCGGCATCCCGTACGCGCCCGTGCTGGCCGTCTGGGTGGGTGTGGTCTCGCAGTTCGTCCCCACCATCGGCACGTATCTCGCGGGCGCCCTGCCGATGCTGATCGCCTTCACGGTCTCGCCGCTGTACGCGCTGTGGGTGCTCATCTTCGTCGTGGTCTACCAGCAGTTCGAGAACTACATGCTGCAACCCAAGCTCACCTCGAAGACGGTGGACATCCACCCGGCCGTCGCCTTCGGCTCCGTCATCGCCGGCACCGCCCTCCTCGGGGCCGTCGGCGCGCTGATCTCCATCCCGGCGGTCGCGACGCTCCAGGCGTTCCTGGGCGCCTACGTGAAGCGCTACGACGTCACGGACGACCCCCGCGTGCACGGGCACCGGGGCCGCGGCGAAGGACCGGGGCCGTTCACGAGCGCCCGGCGCCTCTGGGAGCGGGCCCGGGACCGGCGCAGGGGACCCCGGGAGGGATCCGGCGGAGAGGGAACCTGA
- a CDS encoding DUF3046 domain-containing protein has translation MRLTVFWQRMDEHFGTGYAETFARDHVMAELGGRTVHEALAAGWEAKDVWRVVCAVMNVPQELR, from the coding sequence ATGCGGTTGACGGTCTTCTGGCAGCGAATGGACGAGCACTTCGGCACGGGGTACGCCGAGACCTTCGCGCGCGATCACGTGATGGCGGAACTCGGCGGACGCACGGTGCACGAGGCGCTGGCGGCCGGCTGGGAGGCCAAGGACGTGTGGCGCGTGGTGTGCGCGGTGATGAACGTTCCGCAGGAGCTGCGCTGA
- a CDS encoding AzlD domain-containing protein has product MNTWIAIGATAAGCSLVKLAGLLVPAGVLERPLVRRFAALLPVALLAALTAQQTFADGHALVLDARAAGLTAAAVALLLRAPFLLIVGAAVVVTAGVRALCG; this is encoded by the coding sequence TTGAACACCTGGATCGCGATCGGCGCGACCGCCGCCGGCTGCTCCCTCGTCAAGCTGGCGGGGCTGCTCGTACCCGCGGGAGTGCTCGAGCGGCCTCTGGTCAGGCGGTTCGCGGCCCTGCTTCCCGTCGCCCTGCTGGCCGCCCTCACCGCCCAGCAGACCTTCGCCGACGGCCACGCGCTCGTGCTGGACGCGAGGGCCGCGGGGCTCACCGCGGCCGCCGTCGCCCTTCTGCTGCGGGCGCCCTTCCTGCTGATCGTCGGCGCCGCCGTGGTGGTCACGGCGGGGGTGCGCGCCCTATGCGGATGA
- a CDS encoding AzlC family ABC transporter permease, whose protein sequence is MAEQTALTDRRTDGGGRPDAAVVRDALGVGIAVGLSGFAFGVTSAGSGLSVWQTCALSLLVFTGASQFALVGALAAGGSPLTAAAGAFFLGVRNAFYGLRLSQSLSLPRAVRPFAAQWVIDETAAVSLAQPGRRAARLGFAVTGLTLYVLWNLTTLLGALGAEAIGDTDAWGLDAAGPAVFLALLAPMLRTTAERAVAGLAVLLGLGLLPVLPAGVPVLMAALAAPAVLYVEGRRRSHAEGLRGSCRDGRSDGTRQSDRTRPDDQSRSGGPAGQNDRAGRAGRVDTEEERR, encoded by the coding sequence GTGGCAGAACAGACAGCTCTCACGGACCGACGCACGGACGGCGGGGGACGGCCCGACGCCGCCGTCGTACGGGACGCCCTCGGGGTCGGGATCGCCGTCGGCCTCTCCGGGTTCGCCTTCGGGGTGACCTCGGCGGGCAGCGGACTCTCGGTGTGGCAGACCTGTGCGCTCAGTCTCCTGGTCTTCACCGGCGCGTCCCAGTTCGCGCTGGTCGGAGCGCTGGCGGCGGGCGGCAGCCCGCTGACCGCGGCCGCGGGCGCGTTCTTCCTGGGCGTGCGCAACGCGTTCTACGGCCTGCGTCTGTCCCAGTCGCTGTCGCTCCCGCGCGCGGTGCGCCCGTTCGCGGCCCAGTGGGTGATCGACGAGACGGCCGCGGTCTCGCTCGCCCAGCCCGGGCGGCGTGCCGCCCGCCTGGGCTTCGCCGTCACCGGTCTGACGCTCTACGTGCTGTGGAACCTCACCACGCTGCTGGGCGCGCTGGGTGCCGAGGCCATCGGCGACACGGACGCGTGGGGACTGGACGCGGCCGGGCCCGCGGTCTTCCTGGCGCTGCTCGCGCCCATGCTCAGGACCACGGCCGAGCGGGCCGTCGCCGGGCTCGCCGTGCTCCTGGGGCTCGGCCTGCTGCCCGTGCTGCCCGCCGGGGTGCCCGTCCTGATGGCTGCACTCGCCGCACCGGCCGTCCTGTACGTCGAGGGCCGGCGCAGGAGTCACGCCGAGGGCTTGCGCGGGAGCTGCCGCGACGGACGGAGCGACGGGACACGTCAGAGTGACCGGACACGGCCGGACGACCAGTCCCGGTCGGGCGGCCCGGCTGGGCAGAACGACCGTGCCGGGCGGGCCGGCCGGGTCGACACGGAGGAGGAGCGGCGTTGA